The Aeoliella mucimassa genome includes the window CCGAAGCCTTCCGCCCTGCCCCGCCCCAGCCGACGCATCGGGTTACTTGTGCCGACTAACGTGGTGTAGCCTACCGAAATGCGAACATTATCATCTCCCGGGAAGTTCAACTAGACTTCCGCGGCGGGTACACTGGTGATTTGCCGCCCATCACCGTGCTTCATTAGATATTTCACGAGTTGCTATGTCGTCGCCCCCCATTCTCTACTGTCGCTGTGCCTATGCCAAAGTGGTACCAAAAGAGGTCAAAGATGGCGTGCTCGAGCAATTGGTAGAGTCGGGCGTGGCGTTCGAATCGGTCGCCGACTTGTGCAATATGTCGGCCAAACGCGATCCGACCCTCGCGTGCTACGCTCAACAACCTGGCTTGAAGATTGCCGCCTGCTACCCTCGAGCGGTGAAATGGTTGTTCGCTGCTGCTGGGTCTCCGCTCACTGAGGAGAATGTCGAAATCGTGAATATGCGAACTCTCAATGCCGATGAGTCATGTGCCCAACTACTCGGTGAGCCCTCTGGCGAAGCAGACAATACTACCCAGGAGACCGAATGATGAGTGCCACCGTCCAGAGAGTCGTCCTCTACGAAGGCCAGGCGAGCGAGCCATTTCAAAAGGGAGCCCGGCTCGAGCTACTCACTGCGTTGCTCGATCGCGGGTATTCGGTGAGCTGTGTGCAGACCGACGACGATTTTCGCGGCCAAGGTCATCAAAATCTCGTTGTTCTTGGGCAGTTTAACGGCCCAATTCCTACGATCACTCCGCAAGACACCAAAGAAGCAAACCTGCACGTACGCGATATCGCAGGGCTCGATTCCGACCAGGTGCTAGGAGTGGTGGAAGACGCCTGCCAGACCACCGGCGGCGTCGGTTCCGAGGGCTGGAAGCCTTGGTTCCCGGTCATCGATTACGATCGTTGCACCAACTGCATGCAGTGTTTGAGTTTTTGCCTGTTCGATGTGTACGGGGCCACCGAAGAAGGCAAGATCACCGTCCGCAACGAAACGAACTGTAAGACCGAT containing:
- a CDS encoding ATP-binding protein; the encoded protein is MMSATVQRVVLYEGQASEPFQKGARLELLTALLDRGYSVSCVQTDDDFRGQGHQNLVVLGQFNGPIPTITPQDTKEANLHVRDIAGLDSDQVLGVVEDACQTTGGVGSEGWKPWFPVIDYDRCTNCMQCLSFCLFDVYGATEEGKITVRNETNCKTDCPACSRVCPEVAILFPKYKAGPINGDEVNTDDVRREAMKVDISSLLGGDIYSMLRDRNAKAKSRFSKERDDERALKERQRCLKKLQAGMGDLDIPAEALTNLPSADEIRLKAEQSKKIAQEALERQKKDL